A window of Desulfobulbus oralis genomic DNA:
GAAGACGAAAAAGCGGCGGACCGGATGTAAAATCGGGCAAAATAACCGATTGCCCCCTATCCGGCAAGGAAAGTGTTGCGCCCGGCGCCCGGCAAAGTCGGGATCAGCGGCGTTTTTCCAGATCCTTGGAGAGCAGGTCCACCTGCTCGCGCACCGCGGTATTCTGCGCCATTTTCTGGGTAATGGTCCTGATGGCGTGCAGGACCGTGGAGTGGTCGCGCCGGTAGAGGGCGCCGATCTCGGCAAGCGAATGGCCGGTAAACTTGCGGGTCAGGTAAATAGCCACCTGCCTGGGAAACACAATACTGCGTTTACGGGAACGGGAGCACAGATCCTCCCGGCCCACCCTGAAGCGGGAGCTGATGTGCTGGCAGATGGCCTCGGCCGTCAACTGGGCCGGCATGCACGCGAAACCGTCCAGAACCTCCCGGATCATGGCCAGATCCGGCGGGCTGCCGCGCAGCCGGCACCGTGCCCTCACATTCATGACAGCGCTTTCCATGCGGCGGATATCGCCGGTGAGCTGCTCGGCCATGTACTCGACCAGCTCGCCGGCCACCGCCATGTTCTGGGCGGCCAGCTTGTGCTGGATGATGCGCACCCGGGTTTCAAAGGCAGGCGCCTGAATGCTCGCCAACAGGCCCGAAGTCATGCGGCTTTTGAAATCGGTGTCCAGGCCGCTGATCCTGTCCGGCGGCAGGGAGGAGGTCAGGATGACCCGGCGGCCGCTCTTCAGAAGGCTGTCCAGCACCACGTTCAGCTCTTCCTGGGTTTTGTTCTTGCCGGTCAGGGTGTGCACGTCTTCCAGCAGGAGCATGTCGCAGTCGTCCAGATAGCGTTCGGCGAAGCGATCCATGGTCCTGGTCCGCAGCCCCTGCACCATCTCGGCGCTGAACTGCTGGGCCGTGAGATAGCGCAGACGGGTCGCGGGCGCGCTGCGCAGCACCTGATGCACCACGGCCTGAGTGAGGTGACTCTTGCCCAGTCCGGTTTCACTGCTCATGAACAGACAGCGGCCAAAGGTGTAATCGTTCAGGGCCAGGGCCTTGCAGGCCGACTGGGCCAGGATGTTGGATTCGCCGACCATGAACTGGTCGAAGGTAAAGGCCGGATGCAGGGAGCGGAGCCTGGCCTCGTGCCGGGGCAGGCCCGGCAGTCGCAGTTGCCGCTCGTCTGGGGCGGCAGGCGCGCCACTGCCCGCCACCCGCAGGGCAACCCGGCCCTGCCCGCCTGCGGCCAGATGTTTCTGCCGGATCAGTTCCAGATAGCGCTGTTCCACCCAGGCACAGAAAAAACGGTCCGGGCCGGCCAGCACCATGGCGTCGTTCTCATCCCCCTGGCAGACCAGGGGTTTAATCCAGAGCTCATACTCGCTGGCAGGCAGGGTCGAAGCCAGAGAGTTTCGGACAGCATCCCAAAGCATGCAAAAAACCACGAGATAATGATTGGACAGGAATACGGCAAAAAAAACAATGCCTCCTGCCGGTCTCCGATCGGGGCCCGGCTGCAAGCATGGGCCAGGATATAGCAGAGAGCGGAGCAGCAGGCAAAAACGACTGCCGGCTGTTTGCAGCACAAAAACAAATGCCGGCAAGCGGCTCTCCTATCATCCTGCAAAGACGTCAATATTTTGCCGCCACCCTTTCAGTTTCCCGATTTTCCGTTCATCCGCAGCCAGACCTGAGAAGAAACGTGAGAACGAGCGGATATCACGGCCAGCCGCAATTTTCCACAGTCCGGCTCAGGCAAAACGAGGTCTGCAGAACGCGATATTGCTCCACAAATCTCAAAAAACCTGCATTTTTTACATTGGCGAAGCCGGGCTGCAGCTATCCCACCGTGTCTGCATGCTTTTCCAGACAGCGGCCGGCAAAAAAATTCCGGCAACAGCGCCGGCGCACAAGCCGCCGCTCATGCCGGCCGGCCGCGAAACCAGGCCGTGAAATCGGCCTCGCTCACCCCGGAGCAGGCCAAAAGGTTCCGGTTGTACCAGGGGTCGCCCCTGTTCAGAAGTTTTTTCCAGCGCGCCTGCAGCAGCAGACGGTCCGCTTCCGCAGCGCTCAGCAGAGCTTCAGAAACGGCCACCGGCCCGCATTCCGCCACGGCCCAGGGCGTGTACACATGCCGCAAACCACGGTTGTGCAGGCGGAAGCAGAGGTCAAGCTGGGCAAAGGCCAGGGTCCGGAAGGCCGGATCATAGCCGCCGCCTGCCAAAAAGAGCCCGCGCCTCACCAGAAAGAGCTGCTCGGCCACGGCCCAGGCATACTGGGCGCAGTGAAAGCGGTTGTGCTGCACCGACACGTCCCGGAGAAAGCTGGCATAGTAGAGGGGCGAGGCATTGCCCAGATCCGGCAGCGAGCCCCGATGCCGGTGCGGGCCGGCCGGCTGTTCCAGCCAACCGGCGCTCAGGCCCAGGGCCATGTCCTGGCCGTACTCCAGCAGTGCGGTCAGGCATTCCGGCCGCAGGCGCCGCACTTCGGCGCCGACAAAGAGCAGATACCGGCCCTCCGCCCGCGCTGCCGCCCTGTTGCGCCACTCCACAGGGCTGTTGCCTCCAGCCGGCTCCAGCCACTCCAGATCCGGCCAGGAGTCCTGCAGGGCGGCCCGGCAGGCCTCCGGCAGGGCCTCATCCCCACAGACGCTCACCCTGCAGCACTCCGGCAGACGCCGCCGCGTCCTGTAGAAGAAGTGCAGCTCGGTGGCTTCGGCCCGGGCATCCAGATGTTCCCGCATCAGCGACGCTGCCAGGGCCCGGCGGCCGGCCTCGCCGGCATAGGCCTTCTGTTCGTGGTGGATGCTGGTGGAGCCGGCGTGGGCCCGCCAGTGATAGAGCACCCGGGGGATATGCCGGATTTTTTCGCTCCGCTCCGCGACCCTGAGCGCCAGGTCATAGTCCTGGGCGCCGTCACAGTCCGGATCCAGGCCGCCCAGCTCCTGAAAAAGCCGCCGCCGCAGCACAAAGAAGTGCATGAGGTGATTGTGCGTGCGCAAAAGCTCCCGGTTGAGCGCGCACTTGAAGAGCGTATCCAGGGGCCTGCTCTCCAGATTGATCAGGCGCTCGTCGCTGTAGAGCGCATCCGGCTCTTCCGCGTCGATCATGCGCGCCACCTGATACAGGGCATCGGGCGCCAGCTCGTCGTCATGATCCAGAAAGGCCAGCCACTCGCCCTCCGCCAGTTCGGCCGCCCGGTTGGTGGCTGCGGCAATGCCGCTGTTTTCCGGCATGGCCGCCACCCGGATGCGCGGATCCAGCCGGGCATACCCGGCCAGCAGCGGCGCTATATGGGCCTCGGTGCTGCCGTCGTCCACCAGACAGAGCTGCCAGTAGGGCCAGGGCTGCATCAGCACCGAATTTACGCAGCGCCAGAGCTGGTTTTCGCTGGTATTGTACACCGGGGTCAGAATACTGATGCAGGGCCGCTGCCTCCGGGCCAGCGCCGCCACCTCGGGGCAGGGATAGCGGCCCTCGTGCAGCCCCTGCCGCAGATAGTGCAATAGCGGATCGCCCGTCTGCCCGGCCGCCTGCATCTGCCTCCGGTAAAATTCTGGATCGAAGCAGGCATTGGGCCGGAAGCCGGCCCGCCGGCCCTCGTCCGCGTAGTGGAGCAGGGCGGCCAGCCGGGTGGCATCGGGTGTGAGGTACTGTTGCCGGTAAAAATCCGGGTCAAAGAGCGCGTTGGGCCGGCTCCCCTCCTCCGCCCCGTGGGCAAGGTAGTGCAGGAGCAGCAGCGTGGGCCAGGCCAGAGCCGCGCTGGGATTGGCTTTCCGGTAATAGTCCTGGTCAAAGAGGGGAAAGGGCTGCAGGGCCGGATCCCCTGCCCCTTCCAGATAGCGGGCCAGGGGCGTGATCCGGGAACCCGGCTCCGCTCCGGTTTGACGCAGCAACAGTCCGGTGTCGAAGAGCGGATGCGGCTCGCAGCCTGCGCGGCCGCCCTGGCGGATATAGTGCCAAAGCGGATTCTGCGGCTTTGCCGCGAGATAGCGCTTCCGGTACCAGTCGCCCAGAAAGAGCGGGTGCGGGTCGCGGCCCTCGCGCCAGCCGCGCAGCAGATAGTGCAGCAGCGGCAGGCAGCGCCACCAGCCCAGTTCCGGCGTGTTCCGGCGGTAAAAGCCGGGGTCGAAAAGACGGTAATCGGCGCCCAGAAGCAGGCGCGGCAACAGGTGCTTCAGCATGGCTGCACCGGAAAAAGGTCAGGCCCCCCGCCGGCGGGCGGCCTCGGGTCGTGAAATGGCATTGCGGGCATGGCTTGCACTTTCTGATGGTCCTCCTGCTGGCCACTCGGCTCGGTCGGCGTCCGCAGGCAGCGGGTGTCGATGCCTGGCGTTGCGGCGAAAACTGCCGCGGCTTCAGAAAAAGCGGATTCTGCAGGCAGGCAGCGCTTCGGCCAGACGCACGCTGTCCAGGCAGGAGAGCAGGTCCTCAGGTGCAGAGTCTGCGGCCAGAACCCGGCTGCATCCGGCCAGACTCAGGCCGTAGAGCCGCTCCAGCCCGGCCACGATGGCGGCATCCGGCATGCTCAGCGCCGCGGCGTGCACCAGCGACTGAAAGAGCCTGTTGTCCCGCTCCGGTTCCGGGGCCCCGGCAAAGGCCTCCAGCCCGGTCACGTCCATTACATAGGGCAGGCAGCGCATCAGGCTGCGTTCAAACCACATGAGCCCGGATGGGGGGGCGGCGAGCCACAGGGCGTCGAACCAGCCGTCAGCCTCTGGCGACACCTCGAAAAAGGCGGAGCCATGGGCTGCGGCATACGACTGAATCAGCCCCTGCCGGAGCAGCGCGCGGGCAAAGGCGAGGGGCCTGGAGTCCGGCCCCTTTTCGGGCAGCGCCAGCAGCAGCCTGAGGCCGGAACTTTTGGGGGCGACATAGCCGGCTGCAAAGGGACTGGGCCAGTGGCGCGTGTTCAAAAGCGTCCTGGGCTGCATGGACCGGTCGTAATCCACCTTGGACAGGGTCAGGTTCGGGTTGTAGGCCGGATCATGGTACCAGGCATTGGGCCAGCGTTTTTTCAGCAGCGACATCTCGTTCCAGAAACGGGCCTTTTTCTCCGGCGTACTGTCCGCGCCGCGGGAACGGGATTCGTGATGAAAGAGCATGGCTCTGGGCGTCCACAGGTTGCGCAGGCCCCGGGCGCGCAGTTTCAGGCAGAAATCGATGTCGTTGTAGCCCACCGGCAACGCGGCTTCGTCCAGCCCGCCCACCGCCTCGTAGACGGCCTTGCGCACCGCAAGACAGGCCCCGGTGACAGCGGAATAGCCGCGCAGCAGGAGCGCCAGATTGCAGTAGCCCTGCGCATCTTCCGGGAAATCCGCATAGGCGTGGGCCGCGCAGCCGGACATGCCCAGCAGCACGCCCGCATGCTGCAGGTGGCGGTTTGAGTACAGCAGCTTGGCGCCGACCGCGCCCACCTGCGGCAGGAGCGCCAGACTGGTCAGTTCGTGCAGCCAGTCGGGAGCGATGACCTCGGTGTCGTTGTTGAGGAGCACCACCACCTCCCCTCTGGCCGCGGCCACGGCCCGGTTGTTCAGGCGGGAATAGTTGAAGGCCCCCTTGTCGACAAGCAGCCGGACCCGGCCCTGCCGCTCCAGCTCGGAAAAGTACGCCACAGCCGCCGGATCGTCCGAGCCGTTGTCCACCAGCACAATCTCAAAGGCCGGGTAGCCGGTCTTTTCATAAATGCTGTCCACGCAGCCGCGCACCAGCTCCGCGCCGTTTCTCGTGGGAATCAGGATGGAAACCAGGGGCGCTTCGGCCATGGGCTGAAACAGCAACTGCTGCACCGAACCCATGGCCGGGTCGGTGCTCGCCCTGGCCGGAACGCCCATCCGGGCCAGATGCCCGCTCACCGCCTTCTGCGCCGCAAGGCGGGCATAGGGCTTTTCGGCAACGCTCGCGGCCGTGCTGCCCGCGCTCATGCGCCAGTGGTACAGGACCCGCGGGACATGCACGATCTGCGCCGCGCTCAGGTGCTCCACCGCCCGGGCTGCCAGATCATAGTCCTGCGAACCCTCATAGCCCGTGCGGAAGCCGCCGATGGCCGTCAGAAGCGCCCGGTGGTACACGCCCAGATGGGTTATCAGGTTGTGGCCGCAGAAGAGCCAGGGATCCCAGTCGCACTTGAAATACGGCTTGGTGCGCAGGCCCTGGCTGTCGATCTTGTCCTCGTCGGAGTAGACTATGCCCGCATCCGGCTGCCGGTTCAGCGCGGCCACCACCCAGAAGAGGGCGTCCTCGCTCAGCTCGTCGTCATGATCCAGAAGGGCCACGAATTCGCCGCCGGCCAGGGCCAGCGCCGAATTGGAGGCCCTGGAGATATGGCCGTTTTCCGGCCGGAACAGCACCCTGATCCGGCTGTCTTCCTGCTGGTAGCGGCGCAGGATGCCGGCGATTTCCGGCCTGGTCGAGGCGTCGTCGGCTATGCAGAGTTCCCAGTGCGGATAGAGCTGGGCCTGCACCGATCCGATGGCGGCCTCGAGAAAGGCCGGCTCCGGGTTGTAAACCGGCATGACCACGGAAATCAGCGGCTTGAGGGCAAAGTCTCCGATATGCCGCCGCATGAGCGCCCGGTCTTCTTCCTGCAGGCCGAAAAAGAGGTCGCTCCAGGCCACATAGCGGTTGCCCCGCCGGCCCTTTTCCCTGGGATCAAAGGGTGCCATGCCCGCCTGCTGCCCCAGCCGCAGGAAGTGCAGCAGCGGCGGCATGCCCGACCGGGCCGCGTCCGGGCACTGACGCAGGTACCAGGCGCTGTCGAAATAGGGGCCTGCCTCCCGGCCCTGGGCGGCGCCAATGCGCAGGTAGTGCACGAGCGGATTCATGGCCAGAGCCGCCACGTCGGCATAGCGCCACAGATACCAGTCCGTACTGAACCAGGGGCCGGGATCACGGCGTTCCTGCACCCCGAAAATCCAGTAGTGCAGGACCGGATCCAGCCCGTTTCTGGCGATTTCCGGGTACTGGCGCAGGTACCAGGCCTTGTCGAAATAGGGATTGGGATTGACCTCCGGATCATCCACATGCTGCAGGTAGTGGGCCAGGGGCAGCAGGCCGCCGGCCACGGCCTCCGGCCAGGTGCCCGCGTACCAGGCGGAATCGAAGAGCGGGCCGGGATCGCAGTGCTCCTCTGCCCCGTACTCCAGGTAGTGCTGAAAGGGATGCAGCCCCATCCGGGCGGCCTGCGGATAGGCCTGGGCATACCACGTGCTGTCAAAGTGGGCGCTGGGCTGGGGGCCGTGGGCCAGAAAATGGGCCAGCGGCTCCAAATCGTTTGCCCGCTGATGGGTACGCCGGTACCAGGCCGGGTCGAAGTAGGGGTTGGGCCAGCAGCCGGCGGCTGCGCCCTCGTGCATGTAGTGCCAAAGCGGGTGCTGGTCTTCCGGCAGTTCCGGATGCTGCTCCAGATACCAGCCGGTGAAAAAATAGGGATTGGGCTGGTAACGCGCCTCCCGCCCGTGCAGCAGATAGTGGAGCAGCGGGTTCATGCCGCTCCGCCGCACTTCAGGGTAGCTGGCCAGATACCAGGAGCTGAAAAAATACGGATTCGGGTTGCGGCCTTCCCGGATGCCCCTGCTGCAGTAGTGCCAGAGCGGGTCCAGGCCCGAGGCCGCCAGTTCCGGATCCGCCTGCAGATAGAAGTGCCGATCAAAAAGCGGGGTGTGGGCCAGGGCCGCTTTGAGCCGGCGGTAGGCCGTCCGCTGCCGGAAGGAGCAGCGGCCTGCCATGCGGGCCAGGAGCGACTGCCCGCCCCTGCCCGGCCGGGCGGAGTCCGGAGGCTCCTGCCAGGAGACCGCGCCCATGCGCTGGGAATACAGTGGGGGCTGCTGCATGCAAAGACCTCATGATCGGAAGAAGAGCGCATTGCAGCGCTGAAAAAGCCAATGGCCATGCCACAAAAAAAACCGGCGCGCGCGGCCCGGGCAGCGGCCGGGGATGCCCGGAGGGAGCGCCGGTGGAACAGCTAGGCCCCTTGCCGTGGGCCCCCCGGCAGAAAGGCCTGCCGGCAGACTGCAGCGCCCCGGCTGGTCAAGGGCCAGATCCAGCGTCACGTACCGGTAGCCCAGGCTGCGCAGGCGGGTCACGACCACTGTCCGCAGCTCGGCCTCCAGCAGGCGGGGCAGGTCCTCCGGCGGCACTTCGATGCGGGCCAGCTCGCCGTGGCTTCTGAGGCGCAGTTGCAGAAAGCCCAGGCTGCGCAGCAGGCCTTCGCCGGCATCGATGCGGCGGAGCGCCGCTTCGGTGACGGTCGCGCCGTGGGGCAGCCGGGTGAGCAGGCATGAGCCGGATGGCCGGTTCCAGACTGCCAGACCCTGGGCCCGCGCGAGCCGGCGAATCTCCGCCTTGACGAGCCCTGCCGCCAGCAGCGGACTCTGCACCCCCAGTTCCTGCACCGCCCGAAAGCCGGGGCGAAGCTCCAGGAGGTCGTCCGCATTGCTGCCCTCCAGCAGCGTCGCAAGCCCCTCCGCCCTGGCGATGGACAGCAGCTCGCCGAACAGCGCCCGCTTGCAGAGATAACAGCGCTCCGGCGGATTGGCCAGGATGGCATCCGGAATGGGGCGCTCCAGCAGGAGATGGCGGGTGCCGAGCGCTGCGGCAAGGCTTTTGGCTGCGGCCACATCGTCCGCCGGCGTGTAGGGCGTGACCAGGGTCACGGCCAAAAGCCGGTCGCCCAGGGCCTCACGGGCCGCGGCGAGCAGGAGCGCGCTGTCCACGCCGCCGGAAAAGGCCAGCACCGCGCCTTGCAGGCCACGCAGCCAGGACAGCAGATCTGCGTAGCGCCCTGCGGTCTCCGGGGAGGGCCTCATGGCCCATAGTGCCGCATGACCCGCGCCATCACGGCCGCCAGCGGCAGATCGTGCCGCGCCGCCAGGGCCCGGCAATCCTCGAATTCCGGCTTGGCGTGCAGGACCTGCCCCGCAAGCAGCGCCTCCTTGACGGCAACCGGGCCGAACTCCGTTGGCACCGTCACCATGCGCCGCTCCAGCTCCGTCTTCTCCAGCGGGAAACTCTTGAGCCCGAAGCTCGTGGTATGCCGCAGGACCAGCGCCCGGAAGCGGGCCTCGTCCCGGGCCGCGCACAGCAGCGAAAGCTGCACCGCAGGCCGGTTCTTCTTCATCACAATCGGGGTCAGGTGCACATCCATGGCGCCCGCATCCAGGAACAGGTCCACCAGGGCGCCCACCTGCTCGGGGCTCATGTCGTCCAGATTGCACTGCAGAAGCCGGGCCGCCACGGTCTCTGCCCCGGCCTGGCCGCCTGCGGACACTCCGGCCTCCCCATCCACCTCGGCCAGATGCACCCGCAGCACGTTGGGCAGCACGCCGCCCTGGCGCTGCCCGATGCCGTAGCCGGTTTTCCGCACCGTCATGGCAGGCCGGCTGGTAAAGCGCGCCACAGTGGCAGCCAGAATGGCCGCACCGGTGGGCGTGGTGGCCTCGAAATCCGTGCCGCCGCGCCGGGTCGGCATGCCGGCCAGAATGGCCTCGGTAGCCGGGGCCGGCACCGGCAGCAGGCCGTGGGCGCAGCGCACCGTGCCGCCGCCCAGCTCGGGGGCCGCCGCCCAGACCTCGTCCACGGCCAGACGCTCCAGACAGAGGGCCGCCCCCACGGCGTCCACGATGGAGTCAAGCGCGCCCAGCTCATGAAAGTGCACAGTGGCCACCGTCTGCCCGTGCACCCTGGCCTCGGCCTCGGCCACTTTCCGGAAAATCGTGAGCGCCGTTTTTTTGACGGAAGCCGCCAGTTCGGCCCTCCCGACAATCTCCTGAACGGCCGCAAAAGTCCGGCCCTGACCTTGCCCCTGCTCCTGGCTTCCTATCAGGCGCACATGCACGCTGAGACCGTGCATGCCGCCCTGGGCCGCCTCGCTCAGCTCCAGCGCGAATTCGCCGTCCAGCCCCAGGCGGGACAGGCCGTTCGCAAGATACTCCGGCTCCACGCCCAGATGGAGCAGGGCCGCCAGATTCATGTCGCCGCTGATGCCGGCAAAGCAGTCATAGTAGAGAATGCGCATAGTCGCTCCGTGCTCGCAGGGCAGAAGAACAGCACCTGAGGATAATGACGGAAAGCCCGACATTCTGCAAGCGCTCCCAGGCCAAAAAGCGTCTTTTCCGTCCCGATTGCCCCGAATAATGGCCGAAGGCCCGGCCCTTCAGCCACAATCTCCTTGCGGGACCAGGCCGCCGGCGGTATGGGGGAACGCAATTTTTCCTCTTCCGCTTAAAGAATAGAGCATGAGTCCTTTTGAACTGCTGCAATCCGTCATCCTGGGTCTGGTGGAAGGCCTGACCGAATTTCTGCCCATCTCCAGCACCGGCCACCTGATCATCGCCGGCAGGCTGCTCCACTTTGACAGTGAGCAGGCAGCCACCTTTGACATCGTCATCCAACTGGGCGCCATTCTGGCCGTGTGCTGGCACTACCGGCAGCGGCTGGGTCTGGTGCTGGTCACGCTGGGCAGCCGCTCCGACAGCCGCCGCTTTGTCCTGCATCTGATGCTGGCCATGCTGCCGGCTGCAATCATAGGCCTGTTGCTGCACCGCTTCATCAAGCTCTATCTGTTCAATCCCCTCACCGTGTCGCTGGCCCTCATCCTGGGCGGCTGTATCATGCTTTTCATCGAACGCGGAGAACGGCCGGTCCGCATCGGCACCGTGGAGCAGCTGGACTGGCAGGACGCCCTGAAGCTTGGCTGCGCCCAGGCCGTGGCCCTGCTCCCGGGCGTGTCCCGCTCCGGGGCCACCATCATGGGCGGCCTGCTCTTTGGCCTCTCCCGGCAGGCGGCCACGGAATTTTCCTTCTTTCTGGCCATCCCGACCATGTTCGCGGCCACCGGCTTTGACCTGTTGCAGTCCTGGCACGCGCTTTCACAGGAGGCACTGCTCTTTATCGCCGTGGGCTTTATGGTGTCCTTTGTCAGCGCTTTGGTGGCGATACGCACTCTCCTGTGGTATGTAGGCCATCACAACTTTCGCGCCTTTGCCTGGTACCGCATTCTTTTCGGGATGCTCGTTTTGCTCTTTTTCACCTATATCGCCTGACATGACCGAACTTATCAGTGAGATCGCCATAGCCATCCTGGAGCGCAGCACCTATTTCGGCGCCTTTTTCCTGATGATGCTGGAAAGCATGGTCGCGCCGGTGCCGAGCGAAGCGGTCATGCCTTTCGTCGGCTTTCTGGTGGCCGACGGCAAATGGCATCTCGGGCCGGCCCTCCTGGCCACCACCCTGGGCTCCTTCACGGGCTCGCTCGCCTCCTACCTCATGGGTTATTACGGCGGCAAGCCGCTGGTGCTGAAGGTGGGCCGCTATCTGCTCCTGAACCCCCGCGATCTGGAACGCACCGAACGTTTCTTCAGCCGCAGACGCGGGCTGGTCACGGTGTTTCTTGCCCGCTTCGTCCCGGTCGTGCGCCATCTCATCTCCATTCCGGCCGGCATGGGCAGGATGCCGGCGCTGCCCTTCCTGCTGGTCTCCACCCTGGGCGCGGCCCTGTGGAACGGCTTTCTGCTGTACTGCGGCATGGCGCTCAGAAGCCACTGGCAGACCGTGCAGCACTATGCGCACAAAATCGATCTGGTGGTGGTCATCATCTGCATCCTGCTGCTGCTGTGCTTCATTGTCCACCGTCTGAAAAGCCGGCAGAGCGCCTGAAAAGTGCCGGCAAAGGAGAGATTTCCGTGCAGACCGTCCCGTTTCGGAGTACCTTTCTGCAACATTGACGCCCATGGTGAAAAAAACCTTTGAAAACGCCCTGAACCGACTGGAACAGATCACGGCCGAGCTCGAGGCCGGGGATCTGAGTCTGGAGAAAAGCCTCGCCAAATTCAGCGAAGGCGTCGAACTGGCCAGATTCTGCAGCGAGGCGCTTCAGGAGGCGCGGGGCCGGGTCGAGCTGCTGCACAGCGCTGACGGTACGCTGAGGGCCGAGCCCTTTGCCGAAAACAGCGCGGACGACGAGGAGCAGCCCATCTGAGGGGCCGATGCCGGAGAAAACGATGGAAATACAAGCCTACCTGCGGGAGCGCCGGGAACTGGTCGAAGCGGCGCTGGCCAGACTGATGCTGTCCGCAAGCGGCCCCTTTGCCCGCCATATCGAGGCCATGCGCTACAGCCTCTTTTCCGGCGGCAAACGGCTCCGCCCCATTCTCTGCCTGGCCGCAGTCGACGCGGTGGACGGCAGCGAGGCCGCCCGCCAGGGGGCCATGCCGCCTGCCTGCGCCCTGGAGTGCATCCACACCTATTCGCTCATCCACGACGACCTGCCGGCCATGGACGACGACGAGTTCCGCCGGGGCAAGCCGACCAACCACACGGTGTACGGCGAGGCCGAAGCCATCCTGGCGGGCGACGGCCTGCTGACCTGGGCCTTTGAGCTTTTGAGCGGCAAGGCCACGGCCGGGCTGCCGGAACAGGCGCGGCTGGCCATCATCCAGTGCATCGCCCGGGCCGCCGGGCCGCTCGGCATGGTGGGCGGGCAGTCCCTCGACATGCTCTATCAGGGCAGGGATGCGGGCTACGATGTGCTGCACAGCATCCACAAGAGCAAGACCGGGGCCCTGATCTGCGCGGCCATCGAGGCCGGGGCCATCGCCGCCGGGGCCAGTCGGGAACAGACCCGTGCCCTGCACGACTACGGCGCCCAGGTGGGGCTGGCCTTCCAGATTGTGGACGACCTGCTGGACCTGGAATCCACCATGGAGGAGCTGGGCAAGAGCGTGGGCAAGGACGTGGAAGCCGGCAAGCTCACCTTTCCAGCCATTTTCGGCGTGGAAACCTCACACATCATGGCCAGAGACGCTGTCGGCGCGGCCCAGAAGGCGCTCGCGGACTTCGATGAAAAGGCCGACCCCCTGCGCGCCCTGGCGCGCTACATCGTGGAGCGGAGGAAATAGTCGTGCTGCTGGTGGACAAGGAACCGCTGGTCCGGAAAAAACTGCTGGCCGGCATCGGCTCGCCCCAGGATCTGCGTGAGCTGGCGCTTGCCGATCTGGAAGACCTGGCCGAGGAACTCAGGGAAAGCATCATCGAAACGGTTGCCGAAACCGGCGGCCATCTGGCGCCGAGTCTGGGGGTGGTCGAACTGACCCTGGCCCTGCACTACGTCTTCGATACGCCAAAGGACAAACTCATCTGGGATGTGGGCCATCAGGCCTATGCCCACAAGCTGCTCACAGGCCGGCTCGCCCGCTTTCATACCCTGCGGCAATACGGGGGCATCTCCGGTTTTCCCAAACGGGTGGAGAGCGAATACGACACCATCGAAACCGGCCACAGCTCCACCTCCATTTCCTTTGGCGCCGGACTGGCCGCTGCGGACCGCATCCGGAAAAACAGGCGCAAGGTGGTGGCGGTCATCGGCGACGGCGCCATGACCGCGGGCATGGCCTTCGAGGCGCTGAACCATGCGGGCGGCATGGACGAAGACCTGATCGTCGTTTTGAACGACAATGAAATGTCCATCTCGGAAAACGTGGGCGCGCTCTCGAGCTTCATGAGCCGCCGCATGACCGGCAAAACCGTCCGCCGGCTGCGCGACCACGTGGAGG
This region includes:
- a CDS encoding glycosyltransferase family 2 protein, whose product is MLKHLLPRLLLGADYRLFDPGFYRRNTPELGWWRCLPLLHYLLRGWREGRDPHPLFLGDWYRKRYLAAKPQNPLWHYIRQGGRAGCEPHPLFDTGLLLRQTGAEPGSRITPLARYLEGAGDPALQPFPLFDQDYYRKANPSAALAWPTLLLLHYLAHGAEEGSRPNALFDPDFYRQQYLTPDATRLAALLHYADEGRRAGFRPNACFDPEFYRRQMQAAGQTGDPLLHYLRQGLHEGRYPCPEVAALARRQRPCISILTPVYNTSENQLWRCVNSVLMQPWPYWQLCLVDDGSTEAHIAPLLAGYARLDPRIRVAAMPENSGIAAATNRAAELAEGEWLAFLDHDDELAPDALYQVARMIDAEEPDALYSDERLINLESRPLDTLFKCALNRELLRTHNHLMHFFVLRRRLFQELGGLDPDCDGAQDYDLALRVAERSEKIRHIPRVLYHWRAHAGSTSIHHEQKAYAGEAGRRALAASLMREHLDARAEATELHFFYRTRRRLPECCRVSVCGDEALPEACRAALQDSWPDLEWLEPAGGNSPVEWRNRAAARAEGRYLLFVGAEVRRLRPECLTALLEYGQDMALGLSAGWLEQPAGPHRHRGSLPDLGNASPLYYASFLRDVSVQHNRFHCAQYAWAVAEQLFLVRRGLFLAGGGYDPAFRTLAFAQLDLCFRLHNRGLRHVYTPWAVAECGPVAVSEALLSAAEADRLLLQARWKKLLNRGDPWYNRNLLACSGVSEADFTAWFRGRPA
- the dnaA gene encoding chromosomal replication initiator protein DnaA, producing the protein MLWDAVRNSLASTLPASEYELWIKPLVCQGDENDAMVLAGPDRFFCAWVEQRYLELIRQKHLAAGGQGRVALRVAGSGAPAAPDERQLRLPGLPRHEARLRSLHPAFTFDQFMVGESNILAQSACKALALNDYTFGRCLFMSSETGLGKSHLTQAVVHQVLRSAPATRLRYLTAQQFSAEMVQGLRTRTMDRFAERYLDDCDMLLLEDVHTLTGKNKTQEELNVVLDSLLKSGRRVILTSSLPPDRISGLDTDFKSRMTSGLLASIQAPAFETRVRIIQHKLAAQNMAVAGELVEYMAEQLTGDIRRMESAVMNVRARCRLRGSPPDLAMIREVLDGFACMPAQLTAEAICQHISSRFRVGREDLCSRSRKRSIVFPRQVAIYLTRKFTGHSLAEIGALYRRDHSTVLHAIRTITQKMAQNTAVREQVDLLSKDLEKRR
- a CDS encoding glycosyltransferase family 2 protein yields the protein MQQPPLYSQRMGAVSWQEPPDSARPGRGGQSLLARMAGRCSFRQRTAYRRLKAALAHTPLFDRHFYLQADPELAASGLDPLWHYCSRGIREGRNPNPYFFSSWYLASYPEVRRSGMNPLLHYLLHGREARYQPNPYFFTGWYLEQHPELPEDQHPLWHYMHEGAAAGCWPNPYFDPAWYRRTHQRANDLEPLAHFLAHGPQPSAHFDSTWYAQAYPQAARMGLHPFQHYLEYGAEEHCDPGPLFDSAWYAGTWPEAVAGGLLPLAHYLQHVDDPEVNPNPYFDKAWYLRQYPEIARNGLDPVLHYWIFGVQERRDPGPWFSTDWYLWRYADVAALAMNPLVHYLRIGAAQGREAGPYFDSAWYLRQCPDAARSGMPPLLHFLRLGQQAGMAPFDPREKGRRGNRYVAWSDLFFGLQEEDRALMRRHIGDFALKPLISVVMPVYNPEPAFLEAAIGSVQAQLYPHWELCIADDASTRPEIAGILRRYQQEDSRIRVLFRPENGHISRASNSALALAGGEFVALLDHDDELSEDALFWVVAALNRQPDAGIVYSDEDKIDSQGLRTKPYFKCDWDPWLFCGHNLITHLGVYHRALLTAIGGFRTGYEGSQDYDLAARAVEHLSAAQIVHVPRVLYHWRMSAGSTAASVAEKPYARLAAQKAVSGHLARMGVPARASTDPAMGSVQQLLFQPMAEAPLVSILIPTRNGAELVRGCVDSIYEKTGYPAFEIVLVDNGSDDPAAVAYFSELERQGRVRLLVDKGAFNYSRLNNRAVAAARGEVVVLLNNDTEVIAPDWLHELTSLALLPQVGAVGAKLLYSNRHLQHAGVLLGMSGCAAHAYADFPEDAQGYCNLALLLRGYSAVTGACLAVRKAVYEAVGGLDEAALPVGYNDIDFCLKLRARGLRNLWTPRAMLFHHESRSRGADSTPEKKARFWNEMSLLKKRWPNAWYHDPAYNPNLTLSKVDYDRSMQPRTLLNTRHWPSPFAAGYVAPKSSGLRLLLALPEKGPDSRPLAFARALLRQGLIQSYAAAHGSAFFEVSPEADGWFDALWLAAPPSGLMWFERSLMRCLPYVMDVTGLEAFAGAPEPERDNRLFQSLVHAAALSMPDAAIVAGLERLYGLSLAGCSRVLAADSAPEDLLSCLDSVRLAEALPACRIRFF